The nucleotide window ATATACAATCAGAATCTATACATTCTGCTGGTTACAATGATTTTTTATTCGGGAAAGAATTTCGTGGCAAAGCATTTTTATACAATCAGTATAAAAAAACACAACCAAAGGTTCCGTCCTTCCGCCAGCAAAATCTGGATCATACAATTTCTAAATTAAAAAAAGGTGATTTTGATATCTTTCACACCACCTACTATGATGATTACTTTTTGGATCACCTTAATGGAAAACCTTTTGTAATCACTGTTTATGATCTCATACATCAGATCTATCCAGAATATTTCCCATTGAATATTGTTGATAAAAACTACAACATTCTAGATAAAGCATCAAAAATCATAGCTATAAGTGAATCGACTAAGAATGATCTAATCGACTTTTATGGATTACCTGCTGAAAAGATAGATGTCACTTATCTTGCAAGTTCATTAGATGCAGGATCAGAGGCAAACAATATTTCAAATTTGCCAGAAAAGTATATTCTTTTCGTTGGTAACAGAACGATTTACAAAAATTTTTATTTTTTTGCAGAAGTACTTTCACGGGTTCTTGATAATCATCCCGATATTGAACTTGTTTGTACAGGTTCAAAATTCAGTAAAGAAGAAGAATTTTTTATCAAAAAATTAGGCTTACAAAACCGCATCAAAAACTATTTTGTCAATGATGCCGAATTGATTATGCTTTATCAAAAAGCCCTGTTTTTTGCATTCCCTTCAATGTACGAAGGTTTTGGAATACCAATTTTAGAAGCGTATGAAAATGATTGCCCAGTTTTGTTAGCAAGGAATAGTTCTTTAGAAGAGATTGGAGGTGACGCCGCACATTATTTTTCATCTAAATCGATTAAATCTCTCGAGAAGAGTTTGGAACAGTTGATCAGCAATCAACACTTAAGAACAACATTAATAGAAAAAGGTAAGTTACGTCTGCAGGATTTTTCTTGGAAGAAGACTACGGAACAAACAATTAAAATTTATAAAGAAGCAATCAATGCAGCACAAAGATAAAATATACGTTGCCGGTCATAGAGGTCTTGTAGGCAGTGCCATTCTGAGAGAATTGGAAAATCAAGGATTTACAAACCTTGTGACCAGAACCTCTAGTCAATTGGATCTGCGTGATTACCAAAAAACAGCTCAGTTTTTCGCAGAAGAAAAGCCAGACTACGTTTTTCTTGCAGCTGCGAAGGTCGGCGGAATCCAGGCTAATAATACCTACAGAGCCGAATTTCTTTATGAGAATATGATGATTCAAAACAACGTCATTCATCAAGCTCATACCAATGGGGTTAAGAAACTGCTATTCCTTGGATCCAGTTGCATCTATCCAAAAATGGCACCTCAACCGCTGAAAGAAGACTCTTTACTTACTGGAACTTTGGAGCCAACAAATGAGCCTTATGCCATTGCTAAAATAGCGGGGATCAAAATGTGTGATGCTTACAGAAGCCAGTACAACGCTAATTTTATTTCAGCGATGCCGACCAATATGTATGGTCCAAATGACAATTATGACCTCAACAATTCTCACGTTTTACCTGCACTTTTGAGAAAATTTCATGAGGCCAAAGAACAGAACCTTCCTAATGTAACAGTTTGGGGAACCGGAACACCATTGCGAGAATTTTTACATTCCGATGATCTTGCAAAAGCATGTGTCTTTCTAATGGAAAATTATGATGATTATGGTCACGTGAATGTTGGTATTGGAGAAGATATAAGCATTAAGGATTTAGCATTATTGATCAAAAAAATTGTAGGTTACGATGGTGATCTCGTTTGGGACACTTCAAAACCAGACGGAACTCCAAGAAAGCTGATGGATGTTAAAAAAATAAATGATTTGGGCTGGACCGCAAAAATCAGCCTTGAAGAAGGAATTACAAAAGTTTATCAAGATAAATTTCTTTAATGATTCAATATTTATTAAGATTGTATAGAGATGTCAAAAAAACGGATGGTAATTTTATCATAATTTTCGTCAGATCTATTTTTTATAATTTTTTTTACAATAAGAATATTTTGGCTCATCAAAATGCGTCAATAAAAGGTATTGAAAACATTAAGACAAAAGGACAATTAAAATTGGGAGTCAATTATATTGGATTTTGTTCTCCAAAAGATCATACCTATTTGAATATTAAGGGGAAATTAATTTTCAACAGTAAATATCTGATAGGCAGAGGATGTCGTTTTGATATAGGAGAAAATGCAGTGGTGAGTATTGGAAACGGAGGATACATTAATGCTTTTACTAAACTAATTATAATGCACAAATTAACAATTGGTGATAATTGCAGCATATCCTGGAATGTCCAAATTTTAGATGAGGATTTTCACTCGATTCAATATGAGGATAAAATAGAAAGAAACAAAGAAATTATAATCGGAAACAACGTTTGGATTGGTTCAGGCGTCCAGATTTTTCAGGGAACAACGATTCCTGACGGCAGCGTTATCGCTTCCAATGCCATTGTAAGAGGCATTTTTAATGAGGAAAACTGTATTATTGGAGGCAATCCGGCAAGAATTATTAAAAAAAACATAACTTGGAAATAAAAATGATTTTGTTAAGATAGAACGTAGATTATTTTTTACTTACCAAAAAGAAAATATTACATTAATAGATGAAAACAGCATTAATTACAGGAGTTACAGGACAAGACGGCTCATATTTAGCAGAATTGCTATTAGAAAAAGGCTATAAAGTACACGGTGTCAAAAGAAGAGCTTCCTCTTTCAATACCCAGAGGATTGATCATTTGTATATAGATCAACATGAGAATCACGTGAATTTTAAACTTCATTACGGTGATTTGACAGATTCTACCAATATCATCAGAATTATCCAGGAGGTGCAGCCAGACGAAATTTATAATCTTGGAGCAATGTCCCACGTAAAGGTAAGTTTTGATTCTCCTGAATATGTTGCAAATGTAGATGGAATTGGAACGCTTAGGATTCTAGAAGCTGTAAGAATATTAGGATTAGAGAAAAAAACAAGAATCTATCAAGCTTCTACCTCCGAACTTTACGGTGGTTTGGAAGAAAACAAAAATGCCGCTGGGTTTTATGATGAGAGTTCTCCCTTCTACCCTCGTTCTCCGTATGGCGTTGCAAAAATATATGCATTCTGGATTACCAAAAATTACCGAGAGGCCTACGATATGTTTGCTTGTAATGGGATTTTATTCAATCACGAGTCTCCGAGAAGAGGCGAGACATTTGTTACAAGAAAGATTACAATGGCAACTGCCGCAATCGCAAAAGGAAAACAGGAAGTTCTATATTTAGGAAACCTGAATGCTCAAAGAGATTGGGGACACGCCAAAGATTATGTGGAGGCAATGTGGAGAATCCTGCAGCAGGATGTTGCCGAGGATTATGTGATAGCAACCGGAAAAACCACTTATGTCAGAGATTTTGTTAGAATGGCTTTTGCAGAAGCTGGAATAGAATTAAGCTTCGAAGGTGAGAATGAAAATGAAGTAGCGAAGGTAGCAAAATGTAATCATCCTGATTATCAATTAGAAGTTGGTAAAATCGTTGTGAAAATTGATCCACAGTATTACAGACCAACAGAGGTTGATTTATTAATTGGAGATCCTACAAAATCCAAAACACAATTGGGCTGGCAACCAAAGTATGATCTTGCTGGTCTTGTAAAAGAAATGATGGCAACGGATCTGTCATTAATCTAAAAACTTTTTTTCATTTCAGACACTCTATCTTATGTTGAAAAGAATTCTTAGCAAAATAAAATGGGAGATTCTCAGAATATTGGGAATCTATAAACCTACGCCTAATAGATTTAAGGTAAGTACTCTGAATGAAAGGGTTTTAAATTTTATAAAATCAAAAGAAAATTTGCCTCTTCCAGCTAGAGAAAAAGACTTCTTACCGGAAATTTTAATTCCGTGTTACAATCACGGGAAGTATTTGGAATATCTGTTTTTAACTTTGCCTACTGATATTCCTATTACTATAATTAATGACAATTCTACAGATGATACAGAATCTCATATTAATATATTAAAACAAAAATATAGATTCAAGGTCATAAAGAATGAGGAGAATTTATTCCAATACGGAAGTGTAAATAAAGCGGTAAAAGAATCCGAAAACAATCTTTTCATCATCGTAAATGCGGACGACCTGATGGTTCCAACGTGGATTCATTATGCCATCGAAAAGATGAAACATTCTGATCTCTTTATGTTTGCCGGCACAGCTTTTCCGTTTACGACCCTGTCGGAAGAATATAATAAATGGAATCACATCTTCGCAGAATTGGTACAATCGATATCTTACAAACCCAATAAGGAGGTTAAATATTACGGACCAGATTCAGCAAAGGATTTCACACACGACAATTCTATTAATATGACCTTCAATGGATGTATTTTTCTGAAGTCTGCGTGGGAATATATTGGCGGTATGCTTCCTCTACACGAGCGGGTTTCTATGCACGATGACAGAGATTTTCAGATGAGAATTTGCTCATTTTTTAAGATCGGAATTTCCGAAGATATTACAACCCTATACAGAACGGATTCCTCAGCAGGAAAAGGAACATTATAATGAGCAAGAAAATTTCTATAATTACCGTGGCTTACAACAATCGATTTGGATTGGAAGAAACCATCAAAAGTGTTACGACTCAGGATTTCAAAGATTTCGAATTTATCGTCATTGATGGGAATTCTAATGATGGAAGTAAAGAATTGCTGGAGAACTACTCCGCACAAATCGATTACTGGGTCAGCGAACCGGACAAAGGAATCTACAATGCCATGAACAAAGGCATCCGAAAAGCCAGCGGAGAATACTTGATATTTATGAACAGTGGCGACCGCTTTTCCGCTCCGGACATCCTTAGTAAAATAATACCTCACTTCAACGGGGAAGACATTGTTTACGGAAACGCCTATTACGAATTGGAAAACCGTAAAAAATACGAATATAAGATTCCTGCAAAAATAACGATCGGAAGCCTCATAAAGGAGCCTATCTGTCATCAATCTGCTTTTTTCCGAAAAGAGCTTTTCGAAAAATATGGTCTTTATGATGAGAACAACAAAATTGCTTCTGACTGGACTTTTATGATGGATATTTTTGTTCATCACAATATCTCTCAGAAATACATCAACGAGTTCATTAGTATTTTCGAAAAGATTGGAATCAGCACAACGAGTAATAACCTGGGCGTTGGCGAGCAAAAAAAATATTTGGCAGAAAATGTCTCAGAAGAAGTTCAAAATATGGCTCTTTACTTTGATGAATATTCCAAATTCTACAATGGAAAACCCGGGACACTTCTGCGCAGTATCAAAGATAAAATCTACAGCCTGATCTACAGAAAAAGAAAGTCTGAACGAAAGTTTATTGACTAAATCAAATCTTCAAGAGTGGATTGATATATTTGGGGAATTTACCGTACAAAACAAAACGCTCATCAAACTTAGCTTTATAAAGATAGTAGGCTAACAATGGATTCAAACTGAATTCGTTGTGTTTTGGAAAATACTCTCCAAAGTCTTCTCTCAGCTCTAAATAAAAGTTCCGGAAGGTCTTAAAATCAAGTAAGCTCACTTTGGCTAACAAAATTTTCTTTGCAAAATTTCTAATGTAGATTTCGGTTTTATCGTTAGCGTTGTACAAGTCAATTTCTTTAGAAAACTTCAATTTTTCTTTTAAAATGGCTTTGTAGTCATTTAAATTCTTAATCCCGACATTGGCTGTTATGGAGCCTTGGTTGGAGTAATAATAGTTGTATGTTTTTGTGTTTAGAAAATTAATCTTTTTGGCAAGTGCAGATATTTGGAACACCCACAGTTCATCTTCGTGAAGGAGCCCTTCCGGAAATCGTAAATTATTTTTTCTTATAAAATTGATGTCGTACAACTTGTTCCAGACAACTGACGCCCATTGTGTGGAAAAAAAACCGTTCAGTATTTCATTACCAACATACGTGTCTTTTGTATTTTTCAATGTATGATACTTACTTTCCGTCAGCTTATCATTCACAAAAAAATAATTTTCACCTACCACAATATCAGGGTGATCTGCTGTCTTAGCAATAAAATCCTCAAGTGCAGCATTATTGGACAAATCATCATCGGCATCTATAAAAAAGATGTAATCACCCGTCGCCATTTCGATTCCTGTATTTCTACTGATGCTAGGTCCGGAGTTTTTGTCATTTGTTAAAATAATGAGATCTAACTGAGAGTTTAGCGCTTTATAATTATTCAATGCAGAAAGCGTATTATCGGAACTCCTGTCATTGATTAGAATAATTTCAAAATCTTTGTAAGTCTGCTGCTTTATGGAATCCAGACACCTCAAAATATATTTTTCAGCGTTGTAAACTGGGATGACAATCGATATTTTTTTCATGAAATTATTTTCTTCTTGAATTTATTTACCAAAACATTCAGAATAAGAAAAGGGCTGATTCCGAAAAATTTCACACTGAAATCCTGATTGGTTTTGGATGCAATATCCCAATATGTTTTTGCCAGTTCGTGTTTCTCCTGTTTTGACAATGGATCTTTGAACCGTTCCTTAATATTAAGCAAAGAGCCTTTTGGGTTTTTTAAAATGAGCTGATAAAACTTACTGGATAATCCGTCTTCCAAATAGTCACCGAAAGCCAAGACTTTGTCCGTACACAGAATTTTATATTGTCTTTCTATCCTTCTCAGCACCAAAGATTCTGCACAAAATTTCTCACCTTCAAATTCCGGAAACAAAAATTGCTTATGAATTGCTGTTTTAAACCCGAAAATCATCTCACCCTGAAACTCCCAATCGTAAACGACTTTGCCATTAGAAATCCATTCTTTTTTTCCATATTTTTCTTTATCATACGGCGTTTGTGTAGGAAAATACAGTATTGTAAATCCCGCAATCTGCTGATCATCCTTTATTTTTGCAGCAAGAATTTCCATTTCTGCAACAGCATTTTCAGTAATAAAATCATCACTGTCTATCACTATGAAAAAATCAGTATCCGTATTTGTAATACCATTATTGATAGCAAAGTGCTTACCCTTATTTTCCTGGTACAAATACTCAATTTCAATGATATTCTCACTTTTAAAAGATTGGATTAGCGCCTCCGTTCCATCGCTGGAACCATCATCTACGATCAGCCACACAAAATTTTTGTTAGTCTGAGCAACTAAGCTTTCGTATAACTTTGGGAGGATATAAGCCCTGTTATAGGTTGGGGTAAAAATGGTTAGAAATTTTTTCATCAAGGTAGTTTTATTGTTTCATAATCGCCATAATCCAGAGCATACTTCAGCCAATTTTTGACACCATATTTTTCTATTATTTTTTGGTCGATTTTATGATAAGGTTTTTGAAGAAATTCATCAAGCCCGTTAAAATCTTCAAAATCTGTAATGAAAATATTATTTGGGTGATAAAAATCGTAGTTTTTTAGCTTCTGATTATTTGAAATAAGTTTTTGTTCTCTTTGTAGGCATTCAAACACTCTGAAAGAGGCACCGTCGTGCTCATCCATTTTAAAATCTATGATACTTTTGGATCTCCGGGCATAACTTTCATTTTCCTGCAAAGAAATAGAATAATGCTGAAGAGTAACTGCTGGCGTAACACTTTCTGATCTAAAAATTGGAACTGTAAGAATTGCTTTCAGTTTTTTGCCGTTTTGCTCAGAAAATTTTTCAACATTATGGATCAGTTTTAATCTTTCTTCCAAACCAACTCCAATATAAAAAAAATCATAGTCCTCCTCAAGTAAATCAGTGTTGTCGGAGTAATAAAAATTTGTGATTGGCAGAAGTCGGTAATCTGGGTAGTCTTTTATATCCTGGCTGTCAAAAACGAGAAAACGATCAAAATACTTGATGTAATTAAAGATTCTTGGATACATTCCCAAACCGTCCCACTGGTAACAAACCATTTTTTCACTCCTCTGCTTTACTCTTTTTATTAAGCTTTCGGAAAACATATCTGCCCTTATGAAAAATGCAATATCGTAATGCTTCATCTGAAGTTGTTTCTCAGCAAACTTCTCGAACAATCTCTTTTCTCTTTTTAAAAAGTAAGTTTTGTCTTTTAATATTAATCTATAAAAAATATTAATCATCTTGTGGACAAATGAAAATTTGTTTCCAACAGATGGTGAGGATTCTATCAACACGTCAACTTCAAAACCCATTTTTATCAATTGATCTACAATTGGTTTTGAAAGATTAATATTTTTATTAACATATAATATCCTCATTACACAAACTTAACACCCTTTTAATAAAATTTACCGCTAAATTATGCTTTTTTTGTACTTTTACAAATCAAAATTTGTTCTTTATTAATGAACATTTGCATAAAACAAATACATCATTTTTGATATTAAAAAAGTTGGGAAAACATATGATTACCATCAAGAATTTTGTAAAACATTGAAAAATCCTATTAAAAAAACACAGTTAGATGATTCCAGTTACAAAACCATTTTTACCACCTCAGCAAATCTATCAGCATTATTTGGAAGGCATCTGGAAAAGGCAATGGCTCACCAATATGGGGCC belongs to Chryseobacterium sp. KACC 21268 and includes:
- a CDS encoding glycosyltransferase family 1 protein; the encoded protein is MKVLIDHQIFQNQKFGGISRYFFELMEGFRKSNVDFDLSLLYSNNEYIKGFENIQSESIHSAGYNDFLFGKEFRGKAFLYNQYKKTQPKVPSFRQQNLDHTISKLKKGDFDIFHTTYYDDYFLDHLNGKPFVITVYDLIHQIYPEYFPLNIVDKNYNILDKASKIIAISESTKNDLIDFYGLPAEKIDVTYLASSLDAGSEANNISNLPEKYILFVGNRTIYKNFYFFAEVLSRVLDNHPDIELVCTGSKFSKEEEFFIKKLGLQNRIKNYFVNDAELIMLYQKALFFAFPSMYEGFGIPILEAYENDCPVLLARNSSLEEIGGDAAHYFSSKSIKSLEKSLEQLISNQHLRTTLIEKGKLRLQDFSWKKTTEQTIKIYKEAINAAQR
- a CDS encoding GDP-L-fucose synthase, giving the protein MQHKDKIYVAGHRGLVGSAILRELENQGFTNLVTRTSSQLDLRDYQKTAQFFAEEKPDYVFLAAAKVGGIQANNTYRAEFLYENMMIQNNVIHQAHTNGVKKLLFLGSSCIYPKMAPQPLKEDSLLTGTLEPTNEPYAIAKIAGIKMCDAYRSQYNANFISAMPTNMYGPNDNYDLNNSHVLPALLRKFHEAKEQNLPNVTVWGTGTPLREFLHSDDLAKACVFLMENYDDYGHVNVGIGEDISIKDLALLIKKIVGYDGDLVWDTSKPDGTPRKLMDVKKINDLGWTAKISLEEGITKVYQDKFL
- a CDS encoding acyltransferase; protein product: MAHQNASIKGIENIKTKGQLKLGVNYIGFCSPKDHTYLNIKGKLIFNSKYLIGRGCRFDIGENAVVSIGNGGYINAFTKLIIMHKLTIGDNCSISWNVQILDEDFHSIQYEDKIERNKEIIIGNNVWIGSGVQIFQGTTIPDGSVIASNAIVRGIFNEENCIIGGNPARIIKKNITWK
- the gmd gene encoding GDP-mannose 4,6-dehydratase; the protein is MKTALITGVTGQDGSYLAELLLEKGYKVHGVKRRASSFNTQRIDHLYIDQHENHVNFKLHYGDLTDSTNIIRIIQEVQPDEIYNLGAMSHVKVSFDSPEYVANVDGIGTLRILEAVRILGLEKKTRIYQASTSELYGGLEENKNAAGFYDESSPFYPRSPYGVAKIYAFWITKNYREAYDMFACNGILFNHESPRRGETFVTRKITMATAAIAKGKQEVLYLGNLNAQRDWGHAKDYVEAMWRILQQDVAEDYVIATGKTTYVRDFVRMAFAEAGIELSFEGENENEVAKVAKCNHPDYQLEVGKIVVKIDPQYYRPTEVDLLIGDPTKSKTQLGWQPKYDLAGLVKEMMATDLSLI
- a CDS encoding glycosyltransferase family A protein; the protein is MLKRILSKIKWEILRILGIYKPTPNRFKVSTLNERVLNFIKSKENLPLPAREKDFLPEILIPCYNHGKYLEYLFLTLPTDIPITIINDNSTDDTESHINILKQKYRFKVIKNEENLFQYGSVNKAVKESENNLFIIVNADDLMVPTWIHYAIEKMKHSDLFMFAGTAFPFTTLSEEYNKWNHIFAELVQSISYKPNKEVKYYGPDSAKDFTHDNSINMTFNGCIFLKSAWEYIGGMLPLHERVSMHDDRDFQMRICSFFKIGISEDITTLYRTDSSAGKGTL
- a CDS encoding glycosyltransferase family 2 protein, translated to MSKKISIITVAYNNRFGLEETIKSVTTQDFKDFEFIVIDGNSNDGSKELLENYSAQIDYWVSEPDKGIYNAMNKGIRKASGEYLIFMNSGDRFSAPDILSKIIPHFNGEDIVYGNAYYELENRKKYEYKIPAKITIGSLIKEPICHQSAFFRKELFEKYGLYDENNKIASDWTFMMDIFVHHNISQKYINEFISIFEKIGISTTSNNLGVGEQKKYLAENVSEEVQNMALYFDEYSKFYNGKPGTLLRSIKDKIYSLIYRKRKSERKFID
- a CDS encoding glycosyltransferase, whose product is MKKISIVIPVYNAEKYILRCLDSIKQQTYKDFEIILINDRSSDNTLSALNNYKALNSQLDLIILTNDKNSGPSISRNTGIEMATGDYIFFIDADDDLSNNAALEDFIAKTADHPDIVVGENYFFVNDKLTESKYHTLKNTKDTYVGNEILNGFFSTQWASVVWNKLYDINFIRKNNLRFPEGLLHEDELWVFQISALAKKINFLNTKTYNYYYSNQGSITANVGIKNLNDYKAILKEKLKFSKEIDLYNANDKTEIYIRNFAKKILLAKVSLLDFKTFRNFYLELREDFGEYFPKHNEFSLNPLLAYYLYKAKFDERFVLYGKFPKYINPLLKI
- a CDS encoding glycosyltransferase family A protein, which translates into the protein MKKFLTIFTPTYNRAYILPKLYESLVAQTNKNFVWLIVDDGSSDGTEALIQSFKSENIIEIEYLYQENKGKHFAINNGITNTDTDFFIVIDSDDFITENAVAEMEILAAKIKDDQQIAGFTILYFPTQTPYDKEKYGKKEWISNGKVVYDWEFQGEMIFGFKTAIHKQFLFPEFEGEKFCAESLVLRRIERQYKILCTDKVLAFGDYLEDGLSSKFYQLILKNPKGSLLNIKERFKDPLSKQEKHELAKTYWDIASKTNQDFSVKFFGISPFLILNVLVNKFKKKIIS